From a single Opisthocomus hoazin isolate bOpiHoa1 chromosome 6, bOpiHoa1.hap1, whole genome shotgun sequence genomic region:
- the SGMS1 gene encoding phosphatidylcholine:ceramide cholinephosphotransferase 1 codes for MKEVVLWSPEEVTNWLTENAVPEYCEPLKSFTGQDLISLTEEDFKKTPLSRVSSDSGQRLLHMIETLKMAHHIEAHKNGHINGHIHVSVSNTMRENGFSSKMKLNGMPNGYKKEMIKIPMPEPERSQYPMEWGKTFLAFVYALFCFVFTTVTISVVHERVPPKEVQPPLPDAFFDRFDRVQWAFSICEINGMILVGLWFVQWLLLKYKSIISRRFFCIVGTLYLYRCITMYVTTLPVPGMHFRCSPKLFGDWESHLRRIMKLIAGGGLSITGSHNMCGDYLYSGHTVILTLTYLFIKEYSPRRLWWYHWLCWALSMVGMFCILLAHDHYTVDVVVAYYITTRLFWWYHTMANQQVLKEASQTNLLARVWWYKPFQYFEKNVQGIVPRSYYWPFPWPVLYRGRQVKYSRLVNDT; via the exons ATGAAAGAAGTGGTGTTGTGGTCACCTGAGGAAGTGACAAATTGGCTAACAGAAAATGCTGTGCCGGAGTACTGTGAGCCATTGAAGAGCTTCACCGGGCAGGATTTGATCAGCCTCACAGAGGAGGATTTTAAGAAGACTCCTCTCTCCCGGGTGTCTTCCGACAGCGGACAGCGGCTATTGCACATGATTGAAACTTTAAAAATGGCTCACCACATTGAGGCTCACAAAAACGGGCACATCAACGGGCACATCCACGTCAGTGTGAGCAACACCATGCGGGAGAATGGCTTTAGCAGTAAAATGAAGCTGAATGGGATGCCAAATGGGTATAAGAAGGAGATGATAAAGATCCCCATGCCAGAGCCAGAGCGCTCACAGTATCCTATGGAATGGGGCAAGACTTTCCTGGCTTTTGTTTATGCACTTTTTTGTTTCGTCTTTACCACAGTGACTATCTCAGTCGTTCATGAACGAGTGCCTCCCAAGGAGGTGCAGCCTCCCCTGCCAGATGCTTTTTTTGATCGCTTTGATCGGGTGCAATGGGCTTTTTCTATTTGTGAGATCAACGGCATGATCCTTGTAGGGCTGTGGTTTGTTCAGTGGCTGCTCTTAAAATACAA gtcTATAATTAGCAGGAGATTTTTCTGTATAGTTGGCACACTATACCTGTATCGGTGTATTACAATGTATGTGACTACACTCCCAGTACCTGGCATGCATTTCAGGTGTTCTCCAAAG CTTTTTGGAGACTGGGAATCTCATTTGCGAAGGATAATGAAATTGATTGCTGGCGGAGGATTGTCCATCACAGGATCCCACAACATGTGCGGCGACTATCTGTACAGCGGTCACACCGTCATATTAACTCTTACATACTTATTTATCAAAGAGT ATTCCCCACGGCGACTCTGGTGGTATCACTGGCTTTGCTGGGCACTCAGCATGGTTGGAATGTTCTGCATCCTCCTTGCTCATGACCACTACACTGTGGATGTGGTGGTGGCTTACTACATCACTACAAGACTTTTCTGGTGGTATCACACAATGGCCAACCAGCAA GTGCTAAAAGAAGCTTCCCAAACTAACCTCCTTGCAAGGGTCTGGTGGTACAAGCCCTTCCAGTACTTTGAAAAGAATGTCCAAGGAATTGTACCTCGCTCGTACTACTGGCCCTTCCCCTGGCCGGTGCTGTACCGGGGCAGGCAGGTGAAATACAGCCGCCTGGTGAATGACACATAG